The following coding sequences lie in one Phyllopteryx taeniolatus isolate TA_2022b chromosome 4, UOR_Ptae_1.2, whole genome shotgun sequence genomic window:
- the acp5a gene encoding tartrate-resistant acid phosphatase type 5a isoform X1 — MALILVAIVLAAMPSAYCYPATLQDLAGANRTSIKFLALGDWGGMPYPPYMTVVQRATAHEMTKVAQQMGADFVLALGDNFYFKGVDRVDSPRFKDTFEAVYTGKSLNVPWYVLAGNHDHAGNVQAQIEYTQKSARWNFPSYYYELDFRIPKTDKTLTIIMLDTVKLCGNSLDFVDEKPKAPLSAVDANRQVTWLEERLAQSKADFLLVAGHYPVWSVSEHGPTDCLLQRVRPLLLKYNTTAYFCGHDHNLQYISESGVGYVVSGAGNFLDPDVRHWNRVPKGSVKFFTGQASTLGGFAHAEVTKSKMILTFYQAKGTSLFRTVLSPRNGK, encoded by the exons ATGGCACTGATTCTGGTTGCCATTGTGCTTGCTGCCATGCCTTCAGCCTACTGCTATCCTGCTACCTTGCAAGACTTGGCTGGGG CTAACAGGACATCCATTAAGTTCCTAGCATTGGGAGACTGGGGAGGTATGCCTTACCCCCCCTACATGACTGTGGTGCAGAGGGCCACTGCTCATGAGATGACTAAAGTAGCACAGCAGATGGGAGCAGACTTTGTTCTGGCCCTTGGTGATAACTTCTACTTTAAAGGTGTGGACAGAGTGGATTCTCCAAGATTTAAG gacaccTTTGAAGCTGTGTACACAGGAAAGTCCCTCAATGTCCCCTGGTACGTTCTAGCTGGCAATCACGACCATGCGGGGAATGTCCAAGCCCAGAttgaatacacacaaaaatctgCAAGATG GAACTTCCCTTCCTACTACTATGAGCTGGACTTCCGCATCCCTAAAACGGACAAGACGCTGACTATCATCATGCTTGACACCGTGAAGCTGTGTGGGAACTCTCTCGACTTTGTGGACGAGAAGCCCAAAGCCCCCTTGAGTGCAGTGGATGCCAACCGACAGGTGACGTGGCTGGAGGAGAGACTGGCTCAGTCAAAGGCTGATTTCCTCCTCGTGGCCGGTCACTACCCGGTTTGGTCAGTGTCTGAACACGGGCCCACTGATTGTCTCCTGCAGAGGGTTCGCCCACTGCTGCTCAAATACAACACCACAGCCTACTTCTGCGGCCATGACCACAATCTGCAG tacatttcagagtctgggGTGGGCTACGTAGTGAGCGGTGCTGGAAACTTCCTGGATCCGGATGTGCGCCACTGGAACCGTGTCCCCAAAGGTTCCGTGAAGTTCTTCACTGGCCAGGCGTCCACTCTCGGAGGCTTTGCTCATGCAGAAGTCACAAAGAGCAAGATGATACTCACCTTCTACCAGGCTAAGGGCACTTCTCTCTTTCGCACAGTGCTCTCACCAAGGAATGGCAAATAG
- the acp5a gene encoding tartrate-resistant acid phosphatase type 5a isoform X2 — protein MPYPPYMTVVQRATAHEMTKVAQQMGADFVLALGDNFYFKGVDRVDSPRFKDTFEAVYTGKSLNVPWYVLAGNHDHAGNVQAQIEYTQKSARWNFPSYYYELDFRIPKTDKTLTIIMLDTVKLCGNSLDFVDEKPKAPLSAVDANRQVTWLEERLAQSKADFLLVAGHYPVWSVSEHGPTDCLLQRVRPLLLKYNTTAYFCGHDHNLQYISESGVGYVVSGAGNFLDPDVRHWNRVPKGSVKFFTGQASTLGGFAHAEVTKSKMILTFYQAKGTSLFRTVLSPRNGK, from the exons ATGCCTTACCCCCCCTACATGACTGTGGTGCAGAGGGCCACTGCTCATGAGATGACTAAAGTAGCACAGCAGATGGGAGCAGACTTTGTTCTGGCCCTTGGTGATAACTTCTACTTTAAAGGTGTGGACAGAGTGGATTCTCCAAGATTTAAG gacaccTTTGAAGCTGTGTACACAGGAAAGTCCCTCAATGTCCCCTGGTACGTTCTAGCTGGCAATCACGACCATGCGGGGAATGTCCAAGCCCAGAttgaatacacacaaaaatctgCAAGATG GAACTTCCCTTCCTACTACTATGAGCTGGACTTCCGCATCCCTAAAACGGACAAGACGCTGACTATCATCATGCTTGACACCGTGAAGCTGTGTGGGAACTCTCTCGACTTTGTGGACGAGAAGCCCAAAGCCCCCTTGAGTGCAGTGGATGCCAACCGACAGGTGACGTGGCTGGAGGAGAGACTGGCTCAGTCAAAGGCTGATTTCCTCCTCGTGGCCGGTCACTACCCGGTTTGGTCAGTGTCTGAACACGGGCCCACTGATTGTCTCCTGCAGAGGGTTCGCCCACTGCTGCTCAAATACAACACCACAGCCTACTTCTGCGGCCATGACCACAATCTGCAG tacatttcagagtctgggGTGGGCTACGTAGTGAGCGGTGCTGGAAACTTCCTGGATCCGGATGTGCGCCACTGGAACCGTGTCCCCAAAGGTTCCGTGAAGTTCTTCACTGGCCAGGCGTCCACTCTCGGAGGCTTTGCTCATGCAGAAGTCACAAAGAGCAAGATGATACTCACCTTCTACCAGGCTAAGGGCACTTCTCTCTTTCGCACAGTGCTCTCACCAAGGAATGGCAAATAG
- the syce2 gene encoding synaptonemal complex central element protein 2, whose translation MDFFFEEESDSNPNQNEGRDKDPRMLQVENAEAILSRDDDVEENFSSNDISRRVQELVEKIHDRRTNDQKEIESFQQIIVDKVTEVCQQMKQDMYNVYEENSSEMQVKLLELTDVLETCTRLHTELLKASHVLASLQEGLTVSCTAEPMSE comes from the exons ATGGACTTTTTCTTTGAAGAAGAATCAGACTCAAACCCCAACCAGAACGAAGGACGTGATAAGGACCCACGTATG TTACAAGTAGAAAACGCAGAGGCCATTTTGAGCAGGGATGATGACGTTGAAGAGAATTTCAG CTCAAACGACATCAGCAGAAGAGTTCAGGAACTAGTGGAGAAGATTCACGACCGCCGCACCAATGACCAGAAAGAAATTGAAAGCTTTCAGCAGATTATCGTGGATAag GTTACAGAGGTGTGCCAGCAAATGAAGCAGGACATGTACAATGTCTATGAAGAGAACAGCAGTGAGATGCAGGTGAAGCTGCTGGAGTTGACCGATGTGCTGGAAACGTGCACCAGGCTCCACACCGAGCTTCTGAAAGCCAGCCATGTGCTGGCCAGCCTTCAAGAGGGCCTCACCGTCAGTTGCACAGCAGAACCCATGTCAGAGTAG